One genomic region from Clostridium saccharobutylicum DSM 13864 encodes:
- a CDS encoding YitT family protein, with amino-acid sequence MNTYYKFKAEIVDILVIFLGCLIASLGVNLFLSHAKLLSGGATGIGLLLQYTVGIPAGIAVLLVNIPLLAISYRKLNRSFTIYTTIGMLSLSISLMITKPLANLVNLDNLDLLLYCIYGGVLCGIGYGLVFLKNGSTGGTDIITMLIRKKYSTFNIGSLGFSLNIIIILIGAYISGIPEALYTFISLFIQSTVLDRMLKGFSSKKLLLILTDKEEDVINYVIKDLHRGITSLFAEGEYTHDRKKMLYCIVTTRQMIELKNTIHKIDAKAFITIVDISEVRGKGFINI; translated from the coding sequence ATGAATACGTACTACAAATTCAAAGCTGAAATTGTTGATATTTTAGTTATTTTTCTCGGCTGTTTAATAGCATCTTTAGGGGTAAATCTTTTCTTATCCCATGCAAAACTTTTAAGTGGTGGTGCTACTGGTATAGGATTGCTTTTACAATATACTGTTGGTATCCCTGCCGGTATAGCAGTATTATTAGTTAACATTCCATTACTTGCAATAAGTTACAGAAAACTTAACAGATCATTTACTATTTATACAACAATAGGTATGCTCTCTCTCTCAATTTCCCTCATGATAACTAAGCCATTGGCAAACTTAGTAAACCTAGATAATTTAGATTTACTTCTCTATTGTATATATGGTGGAGTTTTATGTGGAATTGGATATGGACTTGTATTCTTAAAAAATGGATCTACTGGTGGAACTGATATTATAACTATGCTGATTAGAAAAAAATATTCAACATTTAACATAGGCAGCTTAGGTTTTTCTCTTAACATAATAATTATACTAATTGGAGCGTATATATCAGGAATTCCTGAAGCACTATATACATTTATTTCATTATTCATTCAGAGTACAGTCTTAGATAGAATGTTAAAAGGATTTAGCAGTAAAAAGCTTCTTCTAATACTAACTGATAAAGAAGAAGATGTTATTAATTATGTAATTAAGGATCTTCACAGAGGAATTACCTCTTTATTTGCTGAAGGTGAATACACACATGATCGCAAAAAGATGTTATATTGTATTGTAACAACTAGACAAATGATTGAACTAAAAAATACTATTCATAAAATAGATGCAAAAGCTTTTATAACTATAGTTGATATATCTGAAGTTCGTGGAAAAGGCTTTATAAACATATAA
- a CDS encoding tetratricopeptide repeat protein, which yields MIRIKLPGNEKHKKIILIIFMIIAIGILFYEARMNLTNKKIQDQSKSNEKQSIIEPLNSNEISTENKSNEGDKSDQKEKNDSSRENELYNEAYTLFFSKQYDNAINTANELIRDFPSSANGYNIRGISKAYSGDYEGGMKDIDKALEINSNYGYARFNKALTYELYGDMDKALEWYNKDLEIEDYVWTYYGISSIYGRRGDVVNTMKYLNKAIQIDKSVKETAKEEQDFEPVRNSKEFQSAVYN from the coding sequence ATGATTAGAATTAAGTTACCAGGAAATGAAAAACATAAGAAAATAATATTAATTATTTTCATGATAATAGCAATAGGTATATTATTTTACGAAGCAAGAATGAATTTAACCAATAAAAAAATACAAGATCAATCTAAAAGTAATGAGAAGCAATCAATAATAGAACCCTTGAATAGTAATGAAATTAGTACTGAAAATAAAAGCAATGAAGGGGATAAAAGTGACCAGAAAGAAAAAAATGATTCATCAAGAGAAAATGAGTTGTATAATGAAGCATATACATTGTTTTTTTCAAAGCAATACGACAATGCCATTAATACAGCCAATGAACTTATAAGGGACTTCCCGAGTAGTGCTAATGGATATAATATAAGAGGCATTTCTAAAGCATATAGTGGCGATTATGAAGGTGGAATGAAGGATATAGATAAGGCATTAGAAATTAATTCTAACTATGGATATGCTAGATTTAATAAGGCACTTACATATGAGTTATACGGAGATATGGATAAAGCTTTAGAGTGGTATAATAAAGATCTAGAGATTGAAGATTATGTTTGGACTTATTATGGGATATCATCTATTTATGGAAGACGTGGTGATGTAGTTAACACAATGAAATACTTAAATAAAGCAATACAAATTGATAAAAGTGTTAAGGAGACAGCAAAGGAAGAACAGGATTTTGAACCTGTTAGAAATTCGAAGGAGTTTCAAAGTGCTGTATATAATTAA
- a CDS encoding response regulator transcription factor produces the protein MFNVLVVDDEKEIRDAIEIYLRGENLKVFKAGDGIEALDILEEQKIHLIILDVMMPRLDGIRTCLKIREKQNLPIIMLSAKGEDSDKILGLNVGADDYITKPFNHLELVARVKSQLRRYEKPLSVEEGKDVIKVKDLVIDTVAKKITLRGEDVKVTATEYKILYLLASNLGKVFSIKEIYEKVWEEVFYKSENTVTVHIRRIREKIEINTKEPEYIKVVWGIGYKIEKDD, from the coding sequence ATGTTTAATGTGTTAGTAGTTGATGATGAAAAAGAAATAAGAGATGCAATTGAAATATATTTAAGAGGAGAAAATTTAAAAGTATTTAAAGCAGGGGATGGAATAGAGGCTTTAGATATTCTTGAAGAACAAAAAATACATCTAATTATATTGGATGTAATGATGCCTAGACTTGATGGAATAAGAACATGCTTAAAAATTAGGGAAAAGCAAAATTTGCCTATAATTATGTTATCAGCAAAGGGAGAAGATTCAGATAAAATTTTAGGATTAAATGTTGGGGCAGATGATTATATAACTAAACCTTTTAATCATTTAGAATTAGTTGCAAGAGTTAAATCTCAATTAAGAAGGTATGAAAAGCCATTAAGTGTTGAGGAAGGTAAGGATGTAATTAAAGTTAAAGATTTAGTAATAGATACTGTTGCTAAAAAAATTACTTTAAGAGGAGAAGATGTTAAGGTAACTGCAACAGAATATAAAATTCTTTATTTATTAGCATCAAACTTAGGAAAAGTATTTTCTATAAAGGAGATATATGAAAAAGTATGGGAAGAAGTATTTTACAAGAGTGAAAATACGGTTACTGTTCATATTAGAAGAATAAGAGAAAAGATTGAAATTAACACAAAAGAACCTGAATATATTAAGGTGGTGTGGGGCATTGGGTACAAGATTGAGAAGGATGATTAA
- a CDS encoding sensor histidine kinase, protein MGTRLRRMIKTYFNSIYLIDILIIVLITLMVFSTLGDYAQANKVQHQLAIQEIRENAIELTVLCTICLTYIMKIVLVIKANPKSPKIKSNTIKNVIFVLKNGFRYKETRNTLVASITLALIVLITYLYFLATGGYENNIFVRFFQTYPFKGTVFMIILLFLSMIYGIKKTLDIIVVNDVLRKVNEGNLQEDIKLDGSKAIRQLAHNINLIKAGYKEILEEGVQNEKLKTELISNVSHDLKTPLTSIINYVNILKSEDITDEERIEYLSILEKKSSKLKFLIEDLFEMSKINSGKIKLNRELIDILSLIHQGIGEYSTLYEEKNISFKVTTEEDAIYMNLDGKMMSRALENIIINALKYSLNNTRVYIDIELKDRFVKIAVKNVANYEMDFDEEEIFERFVRGDKSRNSKVEGSGLGLAITKSIVELHGGEINIKTEGDMFKIYLLLPIV, encoded by the coding sequence TTGGGTACAAGATTGAGAAGGATGATTAAAACTTATTTTAATAGTATTTATTTAATTGATATATTGATAATAGTATTGATAACGTTGATGGTATTTTCAACTCTAGGAGATTATGCTCAAGCTAATAAGGTACAACATCAATTAGCGATTCAAGAGATTAGGGAGAACGCAATAGAGCTAACTGTATTATGCACTATATGTTTAACTTATATTATGAAAATTGTTTTGGTGATTAAAGCAAATCCGAAATCTCCAAAAATTAAATCAAATACGATTAAGAATGTTATTTTTGTATTAAAAAATGGATTCCGTTATAAGGAGACAAGAAATACATTAGTAGCATCTATAACACTAGCTTTGATCGTCTTAATTACATATTTATATTTTCTGGCTACGGGAGGATATGAAAATAACATCTTTGTTAGGTTTTTTCAAACATATCCTTTTAAAGGTACTGTTTTTATGATTATATTATTGTTTTTAAGTATGATATATGGAATAAAAAAGACGTTAGATATAATTGTTGTTAATGATGTACTTAGAAAAGTTAATGAAGGTAATTTGCAGGAAGATATTAAATTAGATGGATCAAAAGCAATAAGACAATTAGCGCATAACATTAACTTAATAAAAGCCGGATACAAGGAAATATTAGAAGAGGGAGTACAAAATGAAAAATTAAAGACTGAGCTAATATCAAATGTCTCACATGATTTGAAAACTCCATTAACTTCTATAATAAATTATGTAAATATACTGAAAAGTGAAGATATAACAGATGAGGAAAGAATAGAGTATTTATCAATACTAGAAAAAAAATCATCGAAATTAAAGTTTTTGATAGAAGATCTATTTGAAATGTCTAAGATTAATAGTGGGAAAATTAAATTAAACAGAGAATTAATAGACATATTATCATTAATTCATCAGGGCATAGGAGAATATAGTACATTATATGAAGAGAAGAACATATCATTTAAAGTAACAACAGAAGAAGATGCTATATATATGAATCTTGATGGTAAAATGATGTCGAGAGCTTTAGAAAATATAATAATTAATGCATTAAAATATTCATTAAATAATACTAGAGTTTATATTGATATTGAGTTAAAAGATAGATTCGTAAAAATTGCTGTTAAGAATGTTGCTAATTATGAAATGGATTTTGATGAAGAAGAGATATTTGAAAGATTTGTAAGAGGAGATAAATCTAGAAATTCCAAAGTTGAAGGCTCAGGATTAGGATTGGCTATAACTAAAAGTATAGTTGAGCTTCATGGCGGGGAGATTAATATAAAAACAGAAGGAGATATGTTTAAGATATATTTATTATTACCGATTGTGTAA
- a CDS encoding ribonucleoside-diphosphate reductase subunit alpha, whose product MSILNKLCKDAVLGIKDEEGIYTEEKLLAALEHIIREGMDDNEIRKSLIQVSLELTTELEPNWQYVAARQYIYELYDEIRNIRRLHENENLYKNYYEFIKDLTERGLYGEYILNNYSKEDILQLENEIKPERDFLFNYSGISLLAKRYLVQDYNRKAVELPQQMFMGIAMHLAIPEDKVNRVYWAKRFYDVLSSLKATMATPTMSNARKPFYQLSSCFIDTVEDSLQGIYKSLDNFAEVSKFGGGMGIYMGKVRALGSPIRGFKGASGGIIPWVKLFNDTAIAVDQLGVRNGSVAVWLDAWHRDIPEFLQIRTNNGDDRKKAHDVFPGICYPNLFWRLAENDIDSNWYMMCPHEIKSVKGYSLEDFYGEEWEEKYYECVSDERIEKRVMSVKDIVRLIVKSAAETGAPFAFYRDIANKMNPNKHNGIIYSSNLCTEIMQNMSPMKIKNHEIVNDHDGCTVINKIIPGDFVVCNLSSIVLGNVDVCSDEEIEYVVETQIRAMDNVIDLNYYSVPFAEVTNKKYRGIGLGTSGYHHMLANNRIHWTEEKHKVFVDKVYEKINYYSIKASMKIAKEKGAYELFEGSDWQNGDYFELRDYKDEKWNKLKSEVRKFGMRNGYLIAVAPNGSTATIAGTSEGVDPIMSRFYLEEKKGSIIPKTAPNLCEDNYWYYNSAYNIEQTWSVKMNGIRQRHIDQGQSFNLYITNNYTMRQIMNLYIEACKSGVKSIYYVRSKSLEVSDCESCSA is encoded by the coding sequence ATGTCAATTTTGAATAAATTATGTAAAGATGCTGTTTTAGGAATTAAAGATGAGGAAGGTATTTATACAGAAGAAAAACTATTAGCTGCTCTGGAGCACATAATTAGAGAGGGAATGGATGATAATGAAATAAGAAAGTCATTAATTCAGGTTTCATTAGAATTAACTACAGAGTTAGAACCTAATTGGCAATATGTAGCTGCGAGACAGTATATTTATGAGCTTTATGATGAAATTAGAAATATTAGAAGGTTACATGAAAATGAAAATTTATATAAGAATTATTATGAGTTTATAAAAGATTTAACTGAAAGAGGTCTTTATGGAGAGTACATTTTAAATAATTATTCAAAAGAAGATATTTTACAATTAGAAAATGAAATAAAACCTGAGAGGGATTTCTTATTTAATTACAGTGGAATAAGTCTTTTAGCAAAAAGATATTTAGTTCAGGATTATAATAGAAAAGCTGTGGAACTTCCACAACAAATGTTTATGGGTATAGCAATGCATCTTGCAATTCCAGAAGATAAAGTTAATAGAGTTTATTGGGCTAAAAGATTTTATGATGTATTAAGTTCATTAAAGGCAACTATGGCAACGCCAACTATGTCTAATGCAAGAAAGCCGTTTTATCAATTGAGTTCATGTTTTATAGATACAGTGGAAGATAGTTTACAAGGTATTTATAAATCATTAGATAACTTTGCAGAGGTTTCAAAGTTTGGTGGTGGAATGGGAATATATATGGGTAAAGTGAGAGCACTAGGATCACCTATAAGGGGATTTAAAGGAGCTTCAGGCGGAATAATTCCTTGGGTTAAGTTATTTAATGATACCGCTATAGCAGTTGATCAATTAGGAGTTAGAAATGGATCTGTTGCAGTATGGCTTGATGCATGGCATAGAGATATTCCGGAATTTCTTCAAATAAGGACTAATAATGGAGATGACCGAAAAAAAGCACATGATGTATTTCCGGGAATTTGTTATCCAAATTTATTTTGGAGACTTGCAGAAAATGATATAGATTCTAATTGGTATATGATGTGTCCTCATGAAATTAAGTCTGTAAAAGGTTATAGTTTAGAAGATTTTTATGGAGAAGAGTGGGAAGAAAAGTATTATGAATGTGTAAGTGATGAGAGAATAGAAAAGAGAGTAATGTCAGTAAAAGATATTGTAAGGCTGATTGTAAAAAGCGCAGCTGAAACAGGAGCACCATTTGCTTTTTACAGAGACATTGCGAACAAGATGAATCCTAATAAACACAATGGAATTATATACTCTTCAAATTTATGCACTGAAATAATGCAAAATATGAGTCCGATGAAAATAAAAAATCATGAAATTGTAAATGATCATGATGGATGTACAGTAATAAATAAAATAATACCAGGAGACTTTGTTGTATGTAATCTTTCATCAATTGTTCTTGGAAATGTGGATGTATGTAGTGATGAAGAAATAGAGTATGTGGTTGAAACACAGATTAGAGCTATGGATAATGTTATTGATTTAAACTATTATTCTGTTCCGTTTGCTGAAGTTACTAACAAGAAGTACAGAGGAATAGGTCTTGGAACTAGTGGATATCATCATATGCTTGCTAATAATAGAATACATTGGACTGAAGAAAAGCATAAGGTTTTTGTCGATAAAGTTTATGAAAAAATAAATTATTATTCAATAAAAGCTAGTATGAAAATTGCGAAGGAAAAGGGTGCTTATGAATTATTTGAAGGATCTGACTGGCAAAATGGAGATTATTTTGAGCTAAGGGATTATAAAGATGAAAAATGGAATAAATTAAAATCAGAAGTTAGAAAATTTGGAATGAGAAATGGATATTTGATAGCAGTAGCACCAAATGGATCAACAGCTACAATTGCAGGAACTTCAGAAGGAGTTGATCCTATTATGTCTAGGTTCTATTTAGAAGAAAAGAAGGGAAGTATAATTCCTAAAACTGCACCTAATTTATGTGAAGATAATTATTGGTACTATAATTCAGCTTATAATATAGAGCAAACTTGGTCTGTTAAAATGAATGGAATTCGTCAAAGACATATTGATCAAGGTCAGTCTTTTAATTTGTATATAACAAACAACTATACTATGAGGCAGATAATGAATTTATATATAGAAGCTTGCAAAAGTGGTGTTAAATCCATTTACTATGTTAGATCTAAGTCACTTGAAGTAAGTGATTGTGAAAGTTGTTCAGCTTAA
- a CDS encoding ribonucleotide-diphosphate reductase subunit beta has protein sequence MSINKKPLFNEFGDREVSKKRLINGNTTNLNDFNNMKYNWVSDWYRQGMNNFWIPEEINLSQDLKDYKKLLDEERIAYDKILSFLIFLDSIQTANLSNVNNYITASEINLCLTIQSFQEAVHSQSYSYMLDSICSPEKRNEILYQWKDDDVLLNRNKFIGDLYNEFINNPTEHNLLKTLVANYILEGIYFYSGFMFFYNLERNGKMPGSAQEIRYINRDENTHLWLFRNIIRELQNENPELFTAQVKDELRQMMKVGVEQEIFWGHYVIGDKIQGINKKLIEDYIKYLGNKRLKEINLQPIYEGYEKNPAPWVDALSNANSVKTDFFEAKSTAYAKAANLIDDL, from the coding sequence ATGAGCATAAATAAAAAACCTCTTTTTAATGAATTTGGAGATAGAGAAGTAAGTAAAAAAAGACTTATAAATGGAAATACAACTAATTTGAATGATTTTAATAATATGAAATATAATTGGGTTTCTGATTGGTATAGACAAGGAATGAATAATTTCTGGATACCAGAAGAAATTAATTTATCACAAGATTTAAAAGATTATAAAAAATTATTAGATGAAGAAAGAATCGCATATGATAAAATACTATCATTCTTAATATTTTTAGATTCTATTCAAACAGCTAATTTGAGCAATGTAAATAATTATATAACAGCAAGTGAAATTAATCTTTGCTTGACTATTCAAAGTTTCCAAGAGGCTGTACATTCACAAAGTTATAGTTATATGCTTGATAGTATATGTTCTCCTGAAAAAAGAAATGAAATACTTTATCAATGGAAAGACGATGATGTATTACTAAACAGAAATAAATTTATTGGAGATTTGTATAATGAATTTATAAATAATCCAACAGAACATAACTTACTAAAAACGCTTGTTGCCAATTATATTTTAGAAGGAATATATTTTTATTCTGGTTTTATGTTCTTTTATAATTTAGAGAGAAATGGAAAGATGCCAGGTTCTGCTCAAGAAATTAGATATATAAACAGGGATGAAAATACTCACCTTTGGCTTTTTAGAAATATAATAAGGGAACTTCAAAATGAAAATCCTGAATTATTTACTGCACAAGTTAAGGATGAATTGAGACAAATGATGAAGGTTGGAGTTGAACAAGAAATATTTTGGGGACATTATGTTATTGGAGACAAGATACAAGGTATAAATAAAAAGTTAATAGAAGATTATATAAAATATTTAGGAAATAAGAGATTAAAAGAAATAAATTTACAACCAATATATGAAGGATATGAGAAAAATCCTGCTCCTTGGGTTGATGCTTTGTCAAACGCTAATTCTGTTAAGACAGATTTTTTTGAAGCTAAATCTACTGCGTATGCAAAAGCAGCAAATTTAATTGATGATTTATAG
- the ptsP gene encoding phosphoenolpyruvate--protein phosphotransferase, translated as MKKGIAASKGYAIGKVFLQEHEEIVISDAKITDIGAEKEKMQKALDDSKTQLEAIKVKAAAEMGAEKAEVFEAHITLLDDPEFTGAMMTEIENNSVNGLKAIESVTNTFVAIFESMDNEYMRERAADIKDVSKRILSNFAGKGGDAFAITENNTIVVAHDLTPSDTAGLDRTKVVGFITNIGGRTSHAAIMARTLEIPAVLGLGDITTSVKNGDMIIVDGIEGNVIINPSEEVLAEYKAKKEKFLAEQEELKKLIDVKTTTKSGKRIEVCGNIGKPEDVLGVLANGGDGVGLFRTEFLYMDRESAPTEDEQFESYKFVLEKMEGKQVVIRTLDIGGDKTLPYLPLPEEMNPFLGYRAIRLCLDRKEIFKVQLRALLRASIYGKLAVMFPMISGLQEFEQAKEVVEECKAELKAEGKEFSDSIQWGIMVEIPAAAVYADELAKHVDFFSIGTNDLIQYTLAADRMSEKVSYLYNPMHPAVLRLIKMTIDGAHKHGKWVGMCGEMAGDEAAIPTLVEYGLDEFSMSATSILNAKKIMLEQE; from the coding sequence ATGAAAAAAGGTATTGCTGCGTCTAAAGGATATGCAATAGGAAAAGTATTTTTACAAGAGCATGAAGAAATAGTTATAAGCGACGCAAAAATCACAGATATAGGTGCAGAAAAAGAAAAAATGCAAAAAGCATTAGATGATTCTAAAACACAATTAGAAGCAATAAAAGTTAAAGCAGCAGCAGAGATGGGAGCAGAAAAAGCTGAAGTTTTTGAAGCTCATATCACACTATTAGATGATCCAGAATTTACTGGAGCAATGATGACTGAAATAGAAAACAATAGTGTTAATGGTTTAAAAGCAATTGAAAGCGTAACTAACACATTTGTGGCTATCTTTGAATCTATGGATAACGAATACATGAGAGAAAGAGCTGCAGATATAAAAGATGTATCTAAGAGAATATTATCAAACTTTGCAGGTAAAGGCGGAGATGCATTTGCAATTACTGAAAATAATACAATAGTAGTAGCTCATGACTTAACTCCATCTGATACAGCAGGATTAGATAGAACTAAAGTTGTAGGATTTATTACTAATATTGGTGGAAGAACTTCACATGCTGCTATTATGGCTAGAACTTTAGAAATTCCAGCAGTACTAGGATTAGGAGATATAACTACATCTGTTAAAAATGGAGACATGATTATAGTTGATGGTATAGAAGGAAACGTAATTATTAATCCTTCAGAAGAAGTGTTAGCAGAATATAAAGCTAAAAAAGAAAAATTCCTAGCAGAACAAGAAGAATTAAAAAAATTGATAGATGTTAAAACAACAACTAAATCAGGAAAAAGAATTGAAGTTTGTGGAAATATAGGTAAGCCAGAAGATGTTCTTGGCGTTTTAGCAAATGGTGGAGATGGTGTAGGATTATTCAGAACAGAATTCCTATACATGGATAGAGAAAGTGCTCCAACAGAAGATGAACAATTTGAAAGTTACAAATTTGTTCTTGAAAAAATGGAAGGTAAGCAAGTTGTTATCAGAACTTTAGATATTGGTGGAGATAAGACTCTTCCATACTTACCATTACCAGAAGAAATGAACCCATTCTTAGGATATAGAGCAATAAGACTTTGCTTAGATAGAAAAGAAATATTTAAGGTTCAATTAAGAGCATTATTAAGAGCTTCTATTTATGGAAAGCTTGCAGTTATGTTCCCAATGATTTCAGGATTACAAGAATTTGAACAAGCAAAAGAAGTTGTTGAAGAATGTAAAGCTGAATTAAAAGCAGAAGGAAAAGAATTCTCAGATAGCATTCAGTGGGGTATCATGGTTGAAATTCCAGCAGCAGCAGTTTACGCTGATGAATTAGCTAAGCATGTTGATTTCTTCTCAATTGGAACAAACGATTTAATTCAATATACTTTAGCTGCGGATAGAATGAGCGAAAAGGTTTCATATCTTTACAATCCAATGCATCCAGCAGTACTTAGATTAATTAAGATGACTATAGATGGAGCTCACAAACATGGTAAGTGGGTTGGAATGTGTGGAGAAATGGCTGGAGATGAAGCGGCTATTCCTACATTAGTTGAATATGGTTTAGATGAGTTCTCAATGAGTGCTACATCAATCTTAAATGCTAAAAAGATAATGTTAGAACAAGAATAA
- a CDS encoding tetratricopeptide repeat protein codes for MNKKSKKIYDKAIDYFEKGKINKALEICELELSKSLQNSNMLNLKGLLLYEKGDLNEAITVWTINKDINKNVIAQNYIRNAQGDKKRLELYKDGEKALKQLKIDKALELFKTCSESDFNGIKVNTGLGLCYQKKGNFLKAKEYIDKALKLDENAITANVVKKELEEANLYYEAKKSSKKVIIILVILFIIAGIGISSYLIIEKKQIKNKMIEEHQNNNEPQIEKNIESSSEIKSEQNNKDVPNLKTFDKEKMKALIENNDLDGIYDEVDNVKEESLSDDNKEIYKQAINLLKSDGVSKFYEYGLWYFNQENYDNAKNQLDKAYKYCEGNSLKEHIIFYRASTASNQSDSKSALSQYKEYYNQYPNGAYIEGVLYELSLLSNSENKEESKKYANELVTKYPNSVYVNNQIKDIMNN; via the coding sequence ATGAACAAAAAGTCTAAAAAGATATATGATAAGGCTATAGACTATTTTGAAAAAGGAAAAATAAATAAAGCTTTAGAAATATGTGAACTAGAATTATCTAAAAGTCTTCAAAATTCAAACATGTTAAATTTGAAGGGACTTTTATTGTATGAAAAAGGCGATTTAAATGAAGCAATTACTGTATGGACAATTAATAAAGATATTAATAAAAATGTTATTGCTCAAAATTACATAAGGAATGCTCAAGGTGATAAAAAGAGATTGGAATTATATAAAGATGGTGAAAAGGCTTTAAAGCAGTTGAAAATCGATAAAGCATTAGAATTATTTAAAACATGCTCAGAAAGTGATTTTAATGGTATTAAAGTAAATACAGGTCTTGGTTTATGCTATCAAAAAAAGGGGAATTTTTTAAAAGCAAAAGAGTATATAGATAAGGCTTTAAAATTAGATGAAAATGCAATTACAGCAAATGTTGTTAAGAAAGAATTAGAAGAAGCAAATTTATATTATGAAGCAAAAAAATCTTCTAAAAAGGTTATTATTATATTAGTTATTTTATTTATTATAGCTGGCATTGGGATTTCATCATATTTAATTATAGAAAAGAAACAAATTAAAAACAAAATGATAGAAGAGCATCAAAATAACAATGAACCTCAAATTGAAAAAAATATAGAATCATCATCAGAAATTAAGTCTGAGCAGAATAACAAAGATGTACCTAATTTAAAAACTTTTGATAAAGAAAAAATGAAAGCATTAATAGAAAATAATGACTTAGATGGTATTTATGATGAAGTAGATAATGTTAAGGAAGAGTCTCTAAGTGATGATAATAAAGAAATATATAAGCAAGCTATTAATTTATTGAAAAGTGATGGTGTATCCAAGTTTTATGAATATGGGTTATGGTACTTTAATCAAGAAAATTATGATAATGCTAAAAATCAACTTGATAAAGCATACAAATATTGTGAAGGAAATAGTTTAAAAGAACACATTATATTTTATAGAGCAAGCACTGCATCTAATCAATCAGATAGTAAATCCGCATTGTCTCAATATAAAGAGTATTATAATCAATATCCGAATGGTGCATATATTGAAGGAGTGTTATATGAATTATCGTTATTAAGTAATTCTGAAAATAAAGAAGAAAGCAAAAAATATGCCAATGAATTAGTAACAAAATATCCAAATTCAGTTTATGTAAATAATCAAATTAAAGATATAATGAATAATTAA